From one Flavobacterium kingsejongi genomic stretch:
- a CDS encoding IPT/TIG domain-containing protein — MKKIKFIQLWAIVAVGIFAVFFASCADDDQGGINTNPPTIISVSEAVQDSLVTTGFADNTYIIRGTGFSALQKIYFNDTDTYFNPTLVTDNVIFVTIDRDTPYADVPNELRIVTKYGTAVYGFVVAPPAPRVDSFNPINANDGEVITIYGSFFLDPEVTIGTTPATVISNTLTQIEVTVPPGSNHKYVTVTTISGSSTSKQAIGTALFDDALSPLVTNVSAWAGLPIDFENSDATQGVKSIKYAFPSYSGLQFDINNAITAGYSGIRIALKGSSEGRVQMILNGNFNPSEQLNIISFTTQWKTFFIPFSAFQVNNLTAVNQIVFQEWGVPGGNTIFIDDIGFTLE; from the coding sequence ATGAAAAAAATTAAATTCATACAATTATGGGCTATCGTGGCCGTAGGGATATTCGCTGTATTTTTTGCTTCCTGTGCCGATGATGACCAGGGCGGCATAAATACCAATCCACCGACTATTATCAGTGTAAGTGAAGCGGTACAGGATTCTCTGGTAACGACTGGTTTTGCGGATAATACCTATATTATCAGGGGTACTGGTTTCAGTGCGCTGCAAAAGATCTATTTTAATGATACGGATACTTATTTCAATCCAACATTGGTTACTGATAATGTTATTTTCGTAACGATTGACCGGGACACTCCTTATGCAGATGTTCCGAATGAATTGCGTATCGTGACAAAATATGGTACTGCGGTATATGGTTTTGTAGTGGCTCCACCGGCACCAAGAGTGGATAGCTTTAATCCGATTAATGCGAATGACGGGGAAGTGATTACTATTTACGGTTCTTTCTTTTTAGATCCTGAGGTTACCATTGGGACTACACCAGCCACAGTGATTTCAAATACATTAACCCAAATAGAAGTAACAGTACCTCCAGGCTCCAACCATAAGTATGTAACCGTAACTACAATTTCGGGAAGCAGTACCTCCAAACAGGCTATAGGTACAGCACTTTTTGATGATGCACTTTCACCTTTAGTGACTAATGTTAGTGCTTGGGCAGGATTGCCAATTGATTTTGAAAATAGTGATGCCACTCAGGGTGTAAAATCTATTAAATATGCATTCCCGAGCTATTCCGGTTTGCAGTTTGATATCAATAATGCTATTACAGCGGGTTATAGTGGAATCCGTATTGCATTAAAGGGAAGCTCTGAAGGGCGTGTGCAAATGATACTGAATGGTAATTTTAATCCTTCAGAACAGCTTAATATTATCAGTTTTACTACCCAGTGGAAAACATTTTTCATTCCTTTCTCTGCTTTTCAGGTAAATAATCTTACAGCAGTGAACCAGATTGTTTTCCAGGAATGGGGAGTACCTGGAGGAAATACAATATTCATTGACGATATCGGTTTCACATTAGAATAA
- a CDS encoding RagB/SusD family nutrient uptake outer membrane protein: MKKYIKNIGIVYLAVCGLAITSCSEEFLNRAPEDGVTLDNFYNTNEQVKASTNALYSKTWFNFHNKAFFAIGEVGSGNSYTGSSDVNSLRTLMISSSDPEMANAWRSLWATVAQSNSLINSLPSRAGSAVDPVVLNNALGEARFMRALSYFYIVRLWGPVPIIENNLDFVENPQIPTNRKEDIYEFVKRDLLYAIENLPEKIRGVNYSDNGHVSKGSARAVLSKVYLYDGDYANARLMAEAVINSGEFKLFGGTEMPTKTFGDLFLTTNNNNEESIIALQWINSGQYGTASNCNTQFAYSADINMATYGGVFAPSQDLLASFEAGDRRRKETVMLPGDQYPNITSSIGSGFTVPATIDAQGSGSGIKKYVVGKNSAIAGTADAWGMMSNNTYLMRYAEVLLIHAEAILAGASSTSNAQALESYNKVRTRAGLLPVTSFTFNELFHERRIELAFEGDYWYDLGRIPRSQAAAIIAAQNRGNVLTPEFIPVPTGDFLRLPYPATELVKNPLLGQDPVPYSFN; the protein is encoded by the coding sequence ATGAAAAAATATATAAAGAATATAGGGATTGTTTATTTGGCAGTATGTGGACTGGCGATAACATCCTGCAGTGAGGAGTTCCTGAACAGGGCTCCGGAAGATGGTGTTACCCTGGATAATTTTTACAATACGAATGAGCAGGTGAAAGCCAGTACGAATGCATTGTATAGCAAAACGTGGTTTAACTTTCACAATAAAGCCTTTTTTGCGATCGGGGAAGTAGGTTCCGGAAACAGCTATACGGGTTCCAGCGACGTAAACAGTTTACGTACTTTAATGATTTCAAGTTCTGATCCTGAAATGGCCAATGCCTGGAGGTCACTTTGGGCTACGGTGGCGCAGTCGAACAGTTTGATCAACTCATTGCCTTCCAGAGCCGGATCAGCGGTAGATCCTGTGGTTTTGAATAATGCCTTAGGGGAAGCCCGTTTTATGCGTGCCTTGTCCTATTTCTATATTGTACGTTTGTGGGGTCCGGTGCCAATTATTGAAAATAACCTTGACTTTGTAGAGAATCCTCAGATTCCAACAAACCGTAAAGAAGATATTTATGAGTTTGTAAAAAGAGATCTTTTGTATGCTATAGAGAACCTTCCGGAGAAAATAAGAGGTGTAAATTATTCAGATAACGGACATGTGTCCAAAGGTTCTGCCCGTGCAGTCTTGTCCAAAGTCTATCTTTATGATGGTGATTATGCCAATGCGAGATTAATGGCTGAGGCTGTAATTAATAGTGGAGAGTTTAAACTTTTTGGAGGTACAGAAATGCCGACGAAAACATTTGGGGACCTGTTTTTAACGACCAATAATAATAATGAAGAGTCTATTATTGCGTTGCAATGGATTAATTCAGGGCAATATGGTACAGCAAGCAACTGCAATACGCAGTTTGCCTATTCTGCTGATATTAATATGGCAACGTACGGTGGTGTTTTTGCTCCTTCCCAGGATTTACTGGCTTCTTTTGAAGCCGGGGATCGCAGAAGAAAAGAAACAGTGATGCTACCCGGAGATCAATATCCTAATATTACTTCCAGTATCGGTTCCGGTTTTACTGTTCCTGCGACGATTGATGCTCAGGGATCAGGATCCGGGATTAAAAAATATGTAGTAGGGAAAAATAGTGCCATTGCCGGAACAGCAGATGCCTGGGGAATGATGTCGAATAACACCTACCTAATGCGTTATGCAGAAGTATTGCTGATTCATGCAGAAGCAATATTGGCCGGAGCTTCTTCTACTTCAAACGCACAGGCATTGGAATCCTATAATAAGGTGCGTACCAGAGCTGGACTTTTGCCGGTTACCTCTTTTACATTCAACGAATTGTTTCATGAAAGAAGAATTGAACTGGCTTTTGAAGGAGATTATTGGTATGACCTGGGCCGTATACCACGTTCTCAGGCAGCGGCAATTATTGCGGCACAAAACCGTGGTAATGTCCTTACTCCGGAATTTATCCCGGTACCAACAGGAGATTTCCTAAGATTGCCTTATCCAGCAACGGAACTTGTGAAAAATCCGTTATTGGGACAGGATCCGGTTCCTTATTCTTTTAATTAA
- a CDS encoding glycoside hydrolase family 27 protein yields the protein MTGKYFLALLGICVSVAVMGQGNTHKSESGKYEGLAMTPSMGWNSWNTFETKIDEQLVKQTADIMVSSGMVAAGYNYIVLDDGWMTRERDGDGNLVPDPEKFPNGMKALVDYVHGKGLKFGLYNCAGTKTCAGYPGTRGYEYQDARLYASFGIDFLKFDWCNTEGINAKEAFTTMSNALKVAGRPILFNICEWGDNQPWNWASPIGNSWRISGDIYPCFDCEYKHPENWSSWGFMKIIEMRKDIRQFSGPDHWNDFDMLEVGNGMTYAEDKSHFTMWALMASPLITGNDLRVMTKETLGILTNKDIISVNQDKLGIQGFKYATEGSIEIWVKPLTDGSWAVTFLNRNEKTQSLNFDWKAHTITDPINKLTADFKGDVYMIKDLWGGKTGGTTQKNLIAQIPGHDTVTLRLTPKSKGK from the coding sequence ATGACCGGAAAATATTTTTTAGCCCTGTTAGGCATTTGTGTTTCAGTGGCTGTGATGGGTCAGGGAAATACCCATAAATCGGAATCGGGAAAATATGAAGGACTGGCGATGACACCGTCTATGGGATGGAATTCATGGAATACCTTCGAAACCAAAATAGATGAACAATTAGTAAAGCAAACTGCTGATATTATGGTTTCTTCCGGTATGGTCGCAGCAGGTTACAACTACATCGTATTGGATGATGGCTGGATGACACGTGAAAGAGATGGGGATGGTAACCTGGTTCCAGATCCGGAGAAATTCCCAAACGGTATGAAAGCCCTCGTGGACTATGTACATGGTAAAGGATTGAAATTTGGTCTTTACAATTGTGCCGGGACAAAAACCTGTGCGGGATATCCCGGAACACGGGGTTATGAATATCAGGATGCGCGCCTTTATGCATCGTTTGGTATTGATTTTCTGAAATTTGACTGGTGCAACACGGAAGGGATTAATGCAAAAGAAGCTTTTACGACAATGAGTAATGCCTTGAAAGTGGCTGGCAGGCCAATATTATTTAATATTTGTGAGTGGGGCGACAACCAGCCCTGGAATTGGGCATCACCTATAGGGAACTCCTGGCGTATTTCAGGAGATATTTACCCTTGCTTTGACTGTGAATACAAGCATCCTGAAAACTGGTCGTCGTGGGGATTCATGAAAATTATTGAAATGCGTAAAGATATCCGGCAATTTTCCGGGCCTGACCATTGGAACGATTTTGACATGCTTGAAGTCGGGAATGGGATGACCTATGCAGAGGATAAGTCACATTTTACGATGTGGGCACTTATGGCATCGCCATTGATTACAGGAAATGATTTGCGTGTGATGACCAAAGAAACGTTGGGAATACTCACAAATAAAGATATTATCTCCGTAAATCAGGATAAATTAGGAATCCAGGGTTTTAAATATGCTACGGAAGGGAGCATTGAAATATGGGTAAAACCATTAACGGATGGCAGTTGGGCCGTGACCTTCCTGAACCGGAATGAAAAGACGCAATCATTAAATTTTGACTGGAAAGCGCATACTATTACCGATCCAATTAATAAGCTAACGGCCGATTTTAAGGGGGATGTTTATATGATTAAAGACTTATGGGGTGGAAAAACAGGTGGGACTACCCAAAAGAACCTCATTGCCCAAATTCCTGGCCACGATACTGTTACATTGCGATTAACGCCAAAGTCAAAAGGAAAATAA